A window of Juglans regia cultivar Chandler chromosome 7, Walnut 2.0, whole genome shotgun sequence contains these coding sequences:
- the LOC108999551 gene encoding extra-large guanine nucleotide-binding protein 1-like, whose product MLAAVPPVETSDAENGAEYSFAVEYSGPPVTYDLPRAVPINVERIPVAAVVAQVSLSDKLSLPVVQPLLAPDPRSKKFSRELITLGSDSATVISPTSVIAFDRDNESVRQCKELELVSEATVSPTSVIAFEERDTGNEGCVVSGEFTSSGVLEYSNGHYGSGDLSDVANSSRALGFSSISHELSHELLGGAGSSSTIEFSDILDKSQGSSLRVSNGRKESLDINNDLNQADWVSNESVLSFDYPSSRISSIKAVDCNNESNYDLKRTPVVTFRDVESDGAFDEECTQDEPETMPAKRVPQTKGKKGSCYRCFKGNRFTEKEVCIVCDAKYCSNCVLRAMGSMPEGRKCVTCIGFPIDESKRENLGKCSRMLKRLLNDLEVRQIMRSEKKCEANQLPPQYVCVNGQPLSHEELVLLQTCPNPPKKLKPGNYWYDKVSGLWGKEGQKPAKIISPHLNVGGPIKQEASNGNTQVFINGREITKVELRMLQLAGVQCAGNPHFWLNDDGSYQEEGQKNTRGYIWGKAGTKLVCTLLSLPVPSKFSNSCGEQVSSLVNKTVPDYFEQRILQKLLLVGYNGSGASTIFKQAKILYKEVPFSEEELESMKSKIQSNVYRYLGILLEGRERFEEEGLIELKKKLSSGKIGSSGNMVNNDDKTIYSVGPRLKAFSDWLLKTMVSGNLEVIFPAATREYAPLVEELWNDSAIRATYARRTELEVLPTVASYFLEQATAILRTDYEPSNLDILSAEGVTSSNGLACVDFSFSPSAPDDNIDAVDQHDSLLRYQLIRVPARGLGENCKWLEMFEDVGMAIFCVALSDYDQFSFDGSGSITNNMMQSRKLFESIVNHPTFGQMDFLLILNKFDLFEEKIERVPLTECEWFDDFHPLISRHRSNSNSNSINNSPSLGLLAFHYIAVKFKRLYSSLTGRKLYVSLVKGLERDSVDAALKYAREILKWDEERANFSLSEHSIYSTEASSFSH is encoded by the exons TGTGATTTCCCCGACTTCCGTGATTGCGTTCGACCGAGATAATGAAAGTGTTCGTCAGTGCAAAGAGCTAGAGTTAGTTTCTGAAGCAACTGTGTCTCCTACTTCTGTGATTGCCTTTGAGGAGAGAGATACGGGCAATGAAGGTTGTGTTGTGTCGGGTGAGTTTACTAGCTCCGGTGTGTTAGAATATTCGAATGGGCATTATGGGTCCGGTGATTTGTCTGATGTAGCTAACAGCTCGAGGGCATTGGGGTTCTCGTCCATCAGCCATGAGCTTTCCCACGAGTTATTAGGTGGAGCTGGGAGCTCAAGCACGATAGAGTTTTCTGATATTTTGGATAAGTCACAAGGAAGCTCATTGAGGGTTTCTAATGGTCGGAAGGAGAGTTTAGACATAAATAATGATTTGAATCAAGCAGATTGGGTGTCAAATGAAtcggttttgagttttgattACCCATCATCTCGAATTTCTTCTATTAAGGCTGTGGACTGCAATAATGAATCGAATTATGATCTTAAGCGAACCCCAGTTGTAACTTTTCGTGATGTTGAGTCCGATGGTGCTTTTGATGAGGAATGTACTCAGGATGAGCCCGAGACTATGCCTGCGAAGCGAGTGCCACAAACGAAAGGGAAGAAAGGATCATGCTATCGGTGCTTTAAGGGAAACAGGTTCACCGAAAAGGAGGTTTGCATTGTTTGTGATGCAAAATATTGCAGTAATTGTGTGCTTCGAGCTATGGGATCAATGCCGGAAGGTAGGAAATGCGTTACCTGCATTGGGTTCCCGATTGACGAGTCAAAACGAGAAAATTTGGGGAAGTGCTCTCGGATGCTTAAGCGGCTGCTTAATGACTTGGAGGTTCGACAGATCATGAGGAGTGAGAAGAAGTGTGAAGCAAATCAACTACCACCGCAGTATGTTTGTGTGAATGGACAACCTCTTTCACATGAGGAGCTGGTATTATTGCAGACCTGCCCAAACCCACCAAAGAAGCTCAAACCAGGGAACTATTGGTATGATAAAGTATCTGGTCTGTGGGGAAAG GAAGGACAGAAGCCTGCAAAGATTATTAGTCCCCACTTGAATGTTGGAGGTCCCATCAAGCAAGAAGCTAGCAACGGAAACACACAAGTTTTTATAAATGGGCGGGAGATTACTAAAGTAGAGCTTCGCATGTTACAG TTGGCAGGAGTTCAGTGTGCTGGGAACCCGCACTTTTGGTTGAATGATGATGGGTCATACCAAGAAGAGGGACAGAAGAATACAAGAGGGTATATTTGGGGCAAG GCTGGAACAAAGCTTGTTTGTACTCTCTTGTCCCTGCCCGTTCCTTCTAAATTCTCGAATTCTTGTGGAGAACAAGTAAGCAGTCTGGTTAATAAAACTGTCCCCGACTACTTTGAGCAGAGAATACTTCAGAAGCTTCTCTTAGTTGGATATAATGGATCTGGTGCAAGTACTATATTTAAGCAG GCCAAGATTCTTTATAAAGAAGTTCCTTTTTCTGAGGAAGAGCTGGAAAGTATGAAGTCGAAGATTCAGAGCAATGTATATAGATATCTTGGTATACTTCTTGAGGGGCGTGAGCGTTTTGAAGAAGAAGGGCtcattgagttgaaaaaaaagcTTTCCTCTGGTAAAATTGGCTCCTCAG GGAACATGGTTAACAATGATGACAAAACTATTTATTCTGTTGGCCCAAGGCTGAAAGCTTTCTCCGATTGGCTTCTCAAAACTATGGTGTCGGGAAATTTGGAAGTTATCTTTCCAGCTGCTACTCGGGAATATGCACCATTGGTCGAGGAGTTATGGAATGATTCAGCCATTCGAGCCACATACGCTCGGAGAACTGAATTGGAAGTGCTACCAACTGTTGCAAGTTATTTCTTAGAGCAG GCCACTGCCATATTGAGAACAGACTATGAACCGTCAAATTTGGATATCCTATCTGCTGAGGGTGTTACTTCATCAAATGGGCTTGCTTGCGTTGACTTCTCATTTTCCCCGTCGGCACCTGATGATAACATTGATGCTGTTGATCAGCATGATTCTTTACTAAG GTACCAGCTTATTAGAGTACCAGCCAGAGGCTTGGGAGAAAACTGCAAGTGGCTAGAGATGTTTGAAGATGTTGGCATGGCCATTTTCTGTGTTGCCCTTAGTGACTATGACCAGTTTTCTTTTGATGGGAGTGGTTCTATCACTAACAATATGATGCAGAgcagaaaattatttgaaagtaTTGTGAATCATCCAACCTTTGGTCAGATGGACTTCCTTTTGATACTaaataaatttgatctatttgagGAAAAGATAGAACGGGTACCATTGACTGAGTGTGAATGGTTTGATGATTTTCATCCGCTGATAAGTCGTCATCGCTCCAACAGCAACAGCAATAGCATCAATAATAGCCCTTCGCTGGGTCTGCTGGCATTCCACTATATTGCAGTGAAGTTCAAGAGACTTTATTCTTCCCTCACCGGACGGAAGTTGTATGTTTCTCTGGTGAAGGGATTGGAGCGTGATAGTGTTGATGCAGCTCTTAAATATGCAAGGGAGATTCTGAAATGGGACGAAGAGAGAGCCAACTTCAGCTTGAGTGAGCATTCAATTTATAGTACAGAGGCAAGCTCCTTCTCTCATTGA
- the LOC108995382 gene encoding uncharacterized protein LOC108995382, with protein sequence MSSDREGSDSDAPEEFTADQGRQLLSEIRKVEKENKARVVREGKERRRLWAQKLTPRPSRKGESVQDAVGDETQQESKGNEGMLPDDIVKVIAAREKIVFSSDSEEEKTEVNLTKRKKKSNTSGVGTVILKDMGPPQCLQNSLEFLKKRKMQVPRSSAVLNNSSQALRLLSSSGLICKK encoded by the exons ATGTCTTCGGATAGAGAAGGTAGCGATTCTGACGCGCCTGAGGAATTCACAGCCGATCAG GGAAGACAATTACTTTCGGAGATACGAAaagttgagaaagaaaataaggccAG GGTCGTCcgtgaaggaaaagaaagacgTAGACTATGGGCCCAAAAGTTAACACCACGACCTTCTCGAAAAGGTGAGAGTGTCCAAGATGCAGTGGGAGATGAAACACAGCAAGAGTCCAAGGGCAATGAGGGGATGCTTCCAGATGACATTGTCAAAGTGATTGCAGCTCGTGAGAA AATAGTTTTCTCATCGGACTCAGAGGAAGAGAAGACTGAGGTAAACCtcaccaaaagaaagaaaaaatccaacACCTCAGG GGTAGGAACTGTTATTTTGAAGGACATGGGTCCTCCTCAATGCTTGCAGAATTCCTTAGAGttcttgaagaaaagaaaaatgcaggTTCCAAGGTCATCGGCAGTCTTGAACAATTCCAGCCAAGCATTGCGTCTTCTTTCCAGTTCTGGCTTGATTTGTAAGAAATGA